Genomic DNA from Leptotrichia wadei:
AGTGAATATATGAGTGAACAGGGTAAATATCCTGTAATTTTCATTTCACTGAAGGATTTGAAAGAAGATACTTGGGAAGAATGTCTTGAAAGCATTAAGGATATTATGTATAAAATTTTTAATGAGTACAGTTTTTTAAGAGAAAAATTAAATATTGTTGAAAAAAGACAGTTTGATAAAATTTGGGAAATAACAGGAAATGAGAGAAATTTTAAAACATCACTCCTAGATTTATCAAATTATTTAAATAAATATTATGGAGAAAAAGTCATAATTTTAATAGATGAATACGATGCTCCAATAATAAATGCTTTTGATAAAGGATATTACAATGAAGCGATAAACTTTTTTCAAACATTTTACAGTTCAGCACTAAAGACAAACAATTCCTTGAAATATGGTATTTTGACAGGAATAACAAGGATTATAAAGGAAGGGATATTCTCTGGTTTAAATAATTTAAAAGTAGATACAATATTGAATAAAAAATATTCAGAGTATTTTGGACTTCTTGAAAGTGAAGTGATTGAAATGCTTGATTACTTTGGGATGAAATACAAAATTGAAGAGGTTAAAGAATGGTATGATGGATATATTTTTGGAGAAAGTGAAGTGTATAATCCATGGTCTATTGTGAATTATATTGATAATGGAGAAATTAAGGCATACTGGGCAAATGTTTCAGGAAATACGCTTTTAGAGAATATGCTTGATCATGCTGGGGAAAGTGTTTATGATGATTTAAAACGGTTTACTGATGGAGAAAGTATTGAAAAATATATTTCGGATGGAACTACGATAAATAGTCTTTTAAGTAACGACGATGAGATATGGCAATTACTTTTATACAGTGGATATTTGACAAAGGATGAAAAGCAGAAGGAAATAGATGTAACTTCAGAATATACAGATGTTTATAACTTGAGAATTCCAAATAAGGAAATACGAAAATATTTTGGGAATATGTTCTTGAACAGATTTTTTGGAACAGAAGTGAAAACAAATACTTTGATAAAAGCGCTTGAAAATGGAGACATTAAGAAATTTGAGAAAACATTGGGAGAGATAATGATAAATATGCTGAGCCATTTTGACTTGGACAAGGAAATGGAGAAGATTTATCAGGTATTTATGATAGGGCTTGTAGGATTTTTGATGGGGAAATATGAGATTATTTCAAATGATGAAAGCGGATATGGAAGATATGACCTTGCGATGATTCCAATAAAAAGTAACGAAAAAGCCTATCTTATGGAATTTAAAATATCGAAGACGAAAAAGGGGATGGAAGAGAAAGCACAGAAGGCGTTGAAGCAAATTGATGAGAAGAAATATGATACGAAATTGAAGGCAAGAGGGATAAAGAATATTTTGAAGATTGGGGTTGCGTTTTATGGGAAAGAAGTGAAGGTTGTTTTTAAATAGAGGTTTAAAGTAAGATAACAGAGAGGTCAATGTGGAACTTGAAATCAAAAGTAAAAAAATAGACTATCATTATAGTGAATTTAGAATGTTGTTAATTGCATATATTTGTGTATACTTTATGAGTCCTATATTTATTTTTTTTATAAAAAGTGATATAAAACATTATTATATTTTATTAATTAATGCTGTTTTTGTTATGATATTTTATATATTTGTAGTTATATTACAAATTTTTTTTAAATTATTAATAAAATTAAAAAGAAAGAAAATAATATTTTCAGAAAATTATTTAGAAATTTTTTTTGGAACAGAAAGTAAAAAAATAGAATATGATAAAATAGAAATGATTTTTCTGAGAAAAAATTTATTGAATTCAGCAGATATAATAATAAATTTTCCAACCAAT
This window encodes:
- a CDS encoding AAA family ATPase, with the protein product MRKKAVPVGIEDFERIINEDYYYVDKTMLIEELLINRAPVTLFTRPRRFGKTLNMSMLRYFFDVKDKEENKKLFENLKIYDSEYMSEQGKYPVIFISLKDLKEDTWEECLESIKDIMYKIFNEYSFLREKLNIVEKRQFDKIWEITGNERNFKTSLLDLSNYLNKYYGEKVIILIDEYDAPIINAFDKGYYNEAINFFQTFYSSALKTNNSLKYGILTGITRIIKEGIFSGLNNLKVDTILNKKYSEYFGLLESEVIEMLDYFGMKYKIEEVKEWYDGYIFGESEVYNPWSIVNYIDNGEIKAYWANVSGNTLLENMLDHAGESVYDDLKRFTDGESIEKYISDGTTINSLLSNDDEIWQLLLYSGYLTKDEKQKEIDVTSEYTDVYNLRIPNKEIRKYFGNMFLNRFFGTEVKTNTLIKALENGDIKKFEKTLGEIMINMLSHFDLDKEMEKIYQVFMIGLVGFLMGKYEIISNDESGYGRYDLAMIPIKSNEKAYLMEFKISKTKKGMEEKAQKALKQIDEKKYDTKLKARGIKNILKIGVAFYGKEVKVVFK